The following nucleotide sequence is from bacterium.
AGGCCACGTCTAGTTCGGACTCGGGCACTTCAAATTCGCGATCGGGCGGGATCTCGTCGAGCACCATTTGCACGAGCCGCTCGCTGGTGACGCCTTCGGCCAGGCCCGCGTAGTTCGGGGCAATCCGGTGCCGCAGCGCCGCCGGGGCGATGGCTTGTACGTCCTCGACCGTGGCGTGCAAGCGCCCTTCGAGCAGGGCCAGCGCCTTGGCGCAGTTCATCAGCGCGATAACACCACGCGGTCCGGCGCCCCAGTTCGACCAACGCTGGATGAACTCGGGAGTCTCTTCCCCGCCCGGGCGCGTCGCGCGGACCAGTTCCAGGCAATACCCCACCACCTGGTCGCAGACGGGCATCTGCTCGATGAACCGCTGTGCCTTGAGGATCTCCTCGGCGCCGATGACCGGCTCGATCTTGCCCAGCGACGCCGAGCTGACCCGCCGCGCGATGTGCCATTCCTCGTCGCGGCTGGGATAGTCGACCTTGATGTAGAGCAGGAACCGGTCAAGCTGGGCTTCCGGCAGCGGGTAGGTGCCTTCCTGCTCCAAGGGGTTCTGGGTCGCCAGGACGAAGAACGGGTCGGGCAATTCGAAATCCTTGCCGCCGGCCGAGATCACCCGTTCCTGCATGGCTTCGAGCATGGCGGCTTGGGTCTTGGGCGGCGTGCGGTTGATCTCGTCGCCGAGGATGATGTTCGCGAAGATCGGACCCTGGATGAACTTGTAGCCGCGCTCGTGTGTGATCGGGT
It contains:
- a CDS encoding MoxR family ATPase, whose amino-acid sequence is MTKNQAPDENIAAVQEMARVFEQLRGELSKVIVGQHDVIRQVMIAMLARGHCLLEGVPGLAKTLLIHSVADALNLSFHRIQFTPDLMPSDITGTAVLQEDPITHERGYKFIQGPIFANIILGDEINRTPPKTQAAMLEAMQERVISAGGKDFELPDPFFVLATQNPLEQEGTYPLPEAQLDRFLLYIKVDYPSRDEEWHIARRVSSASLGKIEPVIGAEEILKAQRFIEQMPVCDQVVGYCLELVRATRPGGEETPEFIQRWSNWGAGPRGVIALMNCAKALALLEGRLHATVEDVQAIAPAALRHRIAPNYAGLAEGVTSERLVQMVLDEIPPDREFEVPESELDVA